The Malus domestica chromosome 10, GDT2T_hap1 genome contains a region encoding:
- the LOC114827450 gene encoding exopolygalacturonase-like produces MVNFVDKAGGCLKILDVDSSPTVVQRGQVCLYIFFLVMSNLSTIKPKYFDVRKYGAVDDGKTDNSQAFLDAWKEACQWKGTARVLVPRGTFKLYPVIFSGPCNGPIAFLIKGTLRATTNPSTFSAHSWINFRYIDQLTVTGGGTLDGQGASAWHLNNCKTNPQCQALPVSMSFDFITNARIEYIRSYDSKNAHFKIFGCYNMDFRKIKISAPADSPNTDGIKIGSSYRIRIARSTIATGDDCVAMLHGSRKIHISKVVCGPGHGISIGSLGGNDKEDDVVGVIVKNCTFMGTDNGVRIKTWASPYSSKASNFTFQDIFLDDVLNPITIDQEYCPNPPCNQQTSSNVQIRDVTYKNIWGSSSSEVAVSLRCSKTWPCKNVLLDSIKMSYSNPRGRLRSFCNYAKGSSYGSQSPPSCL; encoded by the exons ATGGTCAATTTCGTCGATAAAGCCGGTGGGTGCCTAAAGATTCTCGACGTTGATTCGTCACCTACGGTGGTCCAACGGGGTCAAG tttgtttgtacattttttttttagttatgaGCAACCTTTC TACGATAAAGC CCAAGTATTTCGACGTGAGGAAATATGGAGCTGTTGATGATGGAAAAACTGATAACAGCCAG GCATTTCTGGATGCATGGAAAGAAGCATGTCAATGGAAAGGAACGGCAAGGGTTTTGGTTCCCAGAGGAACATTCAAGTTGTATCCAGTGATTTTCTCAGGTCCATGCAATGGTCCGATTGCCTTTCTGATTAAGGGTACTTTGAGGGCTACGACTAATCCATCAACATTTAGTGCTCACAGTTGGATAAACTTCCGGTACATCGATCAGTTGACGGTGACCGGAGGCGGTACCTTGGACGGCCAAGGAGCCTCGGCTTGGCATCTTAACAACTGCAAAACCAATCCCCAATGCCAGGCTCTTCCTGTT TCAATGAGTTTTGACTTCATCACAAACGCAAGAATCGAATACATAAGATCATACGACAGCAAAAATgcacatttcaaaattttcggATGCTACAATATGGACTTTAGGAAAATCAAAATCTCAGCTCCGGCTGACAGTCCGAACACCGATGGCATTAAGATTGGAAGCTCATACCGAATCAGAATCGCACGCTCTACGATCGCCACAGGCGATGACTGTGTCGCGATGTTGCACGGAAGTAGGAAAATCCACATTTCTAAAGTTGTGTGCGGTCCCGGGCATGGAATCAGCATCGGAAGCCTAGGAGGGAATGACAAAGAAGACGATGTGGTCGGAGTGATTGTGAAAAACTGCACCTTTATGGGGACGGATAATGGTGTGAGGATCAAAACTTGGGCTTCTCCTTATAGCAGCAAGGCTTCAAATTTTACATTCCAAGACATTTTCTTGGATGACGTTCTGAATCCTATCACCATCGATCAAGAATATTGCCCCAACCCTCCTTGCAATCAACAG ACTTCTTCGAATGTGCAAATCAGGGACGTTACGTACAAAAACATATGGGGAAGTTCATCGTCGGAAGTAGCCGTCAGTCTCCGATGCAGCAAAACCTGGCCATGCAAGAATGTACTGCTGGACAGCATCAAGATGTCCTATTCTAATCCCAGAGGACGTTTGCGTTCCTTCTGCAATTATGCCAAAGGCTCCTCTTATGGCTCACAAAGCCCTCCATCTTGTTTATAG